One window from the genome of Acanthochromis polyacanthus isolate Apoly-LR-REF ecotype Palm Island chromosome 21, KAUST_Apoly_ChrSc, whole genome shotgun sequence encodes:
- the atp5pd gene encoding ATP synthase subunit d, mitochondrial, with amino-acid sequence MAGRRAALKAIDWLAFAERVPPNQRTMFNNLKTRSDAISAKLTSLPEKPAAIDWAYYRSAVAKAGMVDEFEKKFSALKVPEPVDTQTALINAQEAEANKTATAYIEASKARIAQYEKELDKFRNMIPFDQMTIEDLNDTFPETKLDKEKHPYWPHKPIADL; translated from the exons ATGGCTGGCCGACGAGCTGCACTGAAGGCCATTGACTGGTTGGCTTTTGCAGAGAGGGTGCCTCCCAACCAGAGAACCATGTTCAACAACCTGAAGACAAGAAGTGATGCTATTTCTGCAAA ACTCACTTCTCTGCCTGAGAAACCTGCTGCCATTGACTGGGCCTACTACAGATCTGCTGTGGCTAAAGCAGGCATGGTGGATGAGTTTGAAAAGAag TTCAGCGCCCTGAAAGTCCCTGAGCCTGTAGACACTCAGACAGCGCTTATCAATGCTCAGGAGGCAGaagcg AACAAAACAGCCACCGCCTACATTGAAGCGTCCAAGGCTCGCATAGCCCAGTATGAAAAAGAG ctGGACAAATTCAGAAACATGATTCCATTTGACCAGATGACCATTGAAGACCTGAATGACACATTCCCAGAAACGAAACTGGACAAAGAGAAGCACCCATACTGGCCACACAAACCCATAGCTGACTTGTAA